One genomic segment of Thermodesulfobacteriota bacterium includes these proteins:
- a CDS encoding DUF2461 domain-containing protein yields MTNNTNFNGFTKDTFKFFKDLENNNKREWFEANREVFEKNVMEPAQDYIMEMGELLKPMCPKIVATPKVDKSIFRIYRDVRFSKDKTPYKTHLGIFLWEGPLKKLGNPGFYIQFDKSKLLIAGGLYSLPSELTKSYRDSVSDPKKGAQVSKILKKIAKNSEYTLGGSHYKRVPRGYDPENPNADLLLHNGLYFYLEGPIPKEATSKDFLNYTYGFFKDMMPLHAWLRDNVTSS; encoded by the coding sequence ATGACTAACAATACAAATTTTAACGGGTTTACTAAAGACACTTTCAAGTTCTTTAAGGACCTTGAAAATAATAACAAAAGAGAGTGGTTTGAAGCAAACAGGGAGGTTTTTGAAAAAAATGTAATGGAGCCTGCCCAGGACTATATAATGGAGATGGGCGAGCTCTTAAAACCAATGTGTCCAAAAATTGTTGCGACACCAAAAGTGGATAAATCCATATTTAGAATTTATCGAGACGTTAGATTCAGCAAGGATAAAACTCCTTATAAAACACATTTAGGTATTTTTCTTTGGGAGGGGCCCCTTAAAAAGCTGGGTAATCCGGGATTTTATATTCAATTTGATAAATCTAAGCTTTTAATTGCCGGAGGGTTATATTCCTTACCTTCAGAGCTAACAAAGTCATACCGAGATAGTGTTAGTGATCCTAAAAAAGGCGCGCAGGTCTCCAAAATACTAAAGAAGATTGCAAAGAATTCTGAATATACCCTTGGGGGTTCGCATTATAAAAGAGTACCTAGGGGCTATGATCCTGAGAATCCAAATGCAGACTTGCTTTTGCATAACGGCCTATATTTTTACCTCGAAGGACCAATTCCAAAAGAAGCTACTTCTAAGGATTTTCTAAACTATACATATGGTTTTTTTAAAGATATGATGCCGCTACATGCTTGGCTAAGGGACAATGTTACTTCTTCTTAG
- the thpR gene encoding RNA 2',3'-cyclic phosphodiesterase, producing MRIFIAALLPESIRDQITSHINSIKADIKGVKWEKPEKLHLTLNFLGKIQEGKLEQITTMLDNLIDDHDPFQLHLTNFGAFPNLRNPRVLYIGLSENKHLSIFHSKLTKELSELGFEIEERKFTPHITIGRVKNKIRIDSCKDIIQTHFELNRITAIESELNPKGSIYTPLKTFNLGKEL from the coding sequence ATGAGGATTTTTATCGCCGCATTATTGCCGGAAAGTATCCGCGATCAAATAACTTCCCATATTAATTCTATCAAAGCAGATATAAAAGGGGTTAAGTGGGAGAAACCAGAAAAACTGCATTTGACTCTGAACTTCCTTGGAAAAATACAAGAGGGCAAATTAGAACAAATTACCACTATGCTTGATAATCTTATAGATGATCATGATCCCTTTCAGCTTCATCTCACAAATTTTGGAGCATTTCCCAATCTTAGAAACCCTAGAGTCTTATATATAGGTTTGTCTGAGAATAAACATCTCTCTATCTTTCACAGCAAACTGACTAAGGAGCTTTCCGAGCTTGGATTTGAGATAGAGGAACGAAAATTTACACCCCATATTACTATTGGACGGGTAAAGAATAAAATTAGGATTGATTCTTGTAAAGATATTATACAAACTCACTTTGAATTGAACAGAATCACAGCAATTGAGAGTGAGCTCAATCCAAAAGGATCAATTTATACTCCACTTAAAACCTTTAACCTTGGTAAAGAGTTATAG